ACGGTGTTTCTGTGTGCCGATACCGTGCTGGAGCCCGACACGGTGGTGCATCCGCATGTGGTGTTCGGTCCGGGCGTGCATGTACGGCGCGGCACGGAAATCCATGCCTTCTCGCATGTGGAAGGGGCCATGGTCGGACCCGATGCCCAGATCGGCCCGTACGCCCGCCTGCGTCCCGGCACGGATGTGGGGGCAAAGGCGCGGGTGGGCAACTTCGTCGAACTCAAGGCCACCACGCTGGGCGCCGGGGCCAAGGCCAATCACCTGACCTATCTGGGAAATGCCACGGTAGGCAGCCGGGCCAATATCGGCGCGGGTACCATTACGTGCAATTATGATGGCGTGTTCAAGCATGTGACCGAAATCGGGGCGGACAGCTTCATCGGTTCGGATTCGGTGCTTGTGGCGCCAGTGCGGGTGGGTGACGGGACCATCACCGCCGCAGGCAGCGTGATCACCCATGATGTGCCCGACGGCGCCCTGGCCGTGGGGCGCGCCCGACAGGCCAACAAGGCGGGCCATGCCACGATGTTTCGTGACCGGCTGAAGAAAAGGAAGGAACAGGGCTGATGTGTGGCATTGTAGGGGTTGTCGGCAGCAATCAGGCCACGCCGGTCATTCTGGATGCCCTGCGCAGGCTGGAATATCGCGGGTACGATTCCGCCGGCATCGCAACGCTGGAGCACGGGCAGGTGGAACGCCGCCGCGCGGCGGGCAAGCTGGACCATCTGGCGACCCTGCTGGCGCGCATGCCGCTGCCGGGTGTGACCGGCATCGGCCATACCCGCTGGGCCACCCATGGTGCGCCAACCGAAAACAACGCCCACCCCCATGGCACGGAGCGGGTATCGGTCGTGCATAACGGCATTATCGAGAACTTCGAGGAACTGCGCCACGAACTGGAGGCGGCGGGCCAGGTCTTTTCCACCGATACGGATAGCGAGACGATCGCCCAACTGGTGGATTATCACCTCCAGCGCGGCCTTTCGCCACGGGATGCGGCGCATGAATGCCTGAAGCGGCTGGAAGGGGCCTACGCGCTGGCCATGATCTTCGCGGGGCATGATGGCATGGTCATCGGCGCCCGCCATGGCGCACCGCTGGTGGTGGGGTTCGGGGATAACGAGATGTTCCTCGGTTCCGACAGCCTGGCACTTGCCCCGCTCACGCGCCGCATCGCCTATCTGGATGACGGGGACTGGGTCGTGGTCACCCCGGCTGGCGCCACTTTCTTCGACATGGCTGGCAACGCGGTCGAGCGCCCGGTCCGGCTGACCGCGCTGATCGCGGCCTCGGTCGGCAAGGATGGCTACCGGCACTATATGGAAAAGGAACTGCACGAGCACCCGGTAGTGATCGGCCAGACCCTGCAGCGCCTGATCGACCCCGCCATCCGCCGCGTGGTGATGCCGGAACTGCCATTCGACCTGGGCCAGGTGCCGCGTGCGGTGATCACGGCCTGCGGGTCGGCTTTTTACGCGGGCATGATCGGGCGCTACTGGATCGAGCAGTATGCACGGCTGCCGGTTGATATCGATGTGGCGAGCGAGATGCGTTACCGCAATCCGCCACTGGCGCAGGGCGGGCTTGGGCTGCTCATCTCCCAGTCGGGGGAGACGGCGGATACGCTGGCCGCCCTGCGGGGCATGCGCGCTGCGGGGCAG
This portion of the Komagataeibacter sp. FNDCF1 genome encodes:
- the glmS gene encoding glutamine--fructose-6-phosphate transaminase (isomerizing); the protein is MCGIVGVVGSNQATPVILDALRRLEYRGYDSAGIATLEHGQVERRRAAGKLDHLATLLARMPLPGVTGIGHTRWATHGAPTENNAHPHGTERVSVVHNGIIENFEELRHELEAAGQVFSTDTDSETIAQLVDYHLQRGLSPRDAAHECLKRLEGAYALAMIFAGHDGMVIGARHGAPLVVGFGDNEMFLGSDSLALAPLTRRIAYLDDGDWVVVTPAGATFFDMAGNAVERPVRLTALIAASVGKDGYRHYMEKELHEHPVVIGQTLQRLIDPAIRRVVMPELPFDLGQVPRAVITACGSAFYAGMIGRYWIEQYARLPVDIDVASEMRYRNPPLAQGGLGLLISQSGETADTLAALRGMRAAGQHIVSVLNVEQSTMARESDAVLGTVAGPEISVASTKAFTAQLSVLACLTIALGRARGLLDATTEEQMVTALLDLPSKAAEVFERHDEIRRMATIVAEARDVLYLGRGAMFPVALEGALKLKEITYIHAEAYAAGEMKHGPISLIDSTVPVVATVPSGPLFEKTLSNLQEAKARGGRLLVFTDMAGAPRLREIAECVVAIPTVAEFVAPILQTIPVQILAYEVALLKGTDVDQPRNLAKSVTVE